In Mycolicibacter virginiensis, the DNA window CGAGCACGATCGCGGCGATCAGCCAGCGGCCCACCGAGCCCGGCCGCTCGTGGCCGAAGTCGAGCTCCTGGCGGGGCAGCGGGTCGGTCTGCGCGCCGATACCGTCGCCGGCGCGCGGCGTCATGATCGAGGCACGGTCAGCCGCGGTGAGCACCCGGGGGGCTTCGGGCGTCTCCCCGTTGTGGACCCGCACCAGATCGGCGCGCATCTCAGCGGCGGTCTGGTAGCGATTGTCTGGATTCTTCGCCAGTGCCTTGAGCACCACGGCGTCCAGATCGGCGGGCAGGCTCGGGAGCCGCTGCGACGGTGGCACCGGGTCTTCGCGGACGTGCTGGTAGGCCACCGCCACCGGTGAATCGCCGACGAAAGGTGGGTCACCGGTGAGGATTTCGTACAACACGCAGCCCAGCGAGTACACGTCGGAGCGGGCGTCGACGGTGTCGCCGCGAGCCTGTTCTGGCGAGAGATACTGGGCGGTGCCGATCACGGCGGCGGTCTGGGTGACGCTGTTGCCGGCGTCGGCGACGGCCCGGGCGATGCCGAAGTCCATCACCTTCACCGCGTTGTGCATGTCGATCATGATGTTGGCCGGCTTGACGTCGCGGTGGATGATGCCGTGCTGGTGGCTGAAGTTCAGCGCTTGGCAGGCGTCCGCGATCACCTCGATGGCGCGGATCGGCGGCATTGGCCCGTCGCTGTGCACGATGTCTCGCAGGGTGACGCCCTCGACGAGCTCCATCACGATGTAGGGCAGCGGACCGGCCGGGGTCTCGGCTTCACCGGTGTCGTAGACGGCGACGATCGCCGGGTGGTTCAAGGCAGCGGCGTTCTGCGCCTCCCGCCGGAAGCGCAGGTAGAAACTGGGGTCGCGGGCCAGGTCGGCGCGCAGCACCTTCACGGCGACCTCGCGGTGCAGGCGGGTGTCGACGGCGCGGTGCACCTCCGACATCCCGCCGAATCCAAGGATCTCGCCGAGCTCGTAGCGGTCCGACAGCCGCTGCGGCGTGGTCATCGCGACGTCCCGTGCCAGGTCCAACCCGACGAGTGCGCGGGCGGTGACGCCGAGGACGATTCAGAGCTCGACGAGCTGGTCAGCGGCGCCCCGGTGTCGGTGACGGTGGCCGGCGCCAGGGAACCGCCCGGGCTCTTCGCGTTGACCACGATCAGCACCGCGATGATGATCGCCAGCGTGCCGAGCACCCCGGCCGCCCACAGCAGCGCGCGCTGCCCGGCGGTGAACGTGCGTCGCGGCGGGGGCGTGCGATGGGTCCCGGTGCTGGGCCGGGCCCGGCGCGCCGCGGTGGCCCGGGCCGACACCGGTGGAGCGGCCCGGGTGACGACACCCGATGGGATGGCCGACGGGGCGGCACGCCCGGCCGGCAGTGCCTGACTGGGTCGGGTGGGACGGCGCCCGGACCGCACCGCGGCCACCGCGTCGGCGAACGGGCCGCCGCTGCGGTAGCGCATCCCCGGGTTCTTGGCCAGCGTGATCTCGATCAGTTCGCGCACGTTGGGCGGCAACTCGGCCGGCAGCGGCGGCGGCGGCTCCTTGATGTGCTTCATCGCGACGGTCAGCGCACCGTCGCCGGTGAACGGTCGACGGCCCGAGAGCACCTCGTAGCCGACCACACCCAGCGAATACACGTCACTGGCGGCGGTGGCGTCCTGGCCCAGCGCCTGCTCCGGGGCGATGTACTGGGCAGTGCCCATCACCATGCCGGTCTGGGTAACCGGGGCGGCGTCGACGGCCTTGGCGATGCCGAAGTCGGTGATCTTCACCTGGCCGGTGGGCGTGATCATGATGTTGCCGGGCTTGACGTCGCGGTGCACCAGCCCGGTGCTGTGCGCCACCTGCAGTGCGCGCCCGGTCTGCTCCAGCATGTCCAGGGCGTGCCGAAGCGACAATCGCCCGGTCCGCTTGAGCACCGAGTTCAGCGGCTCACCGTTGACCAATTCCATCACCAGGAACGCGGTGCGGCCTTCGCCGTCCAGCTCGGTCTCGCCGTAGTCGTGCACGCTGGCGATACCCGGGTGGTTGAGCATCGCGGTGTTGCGGGCCTCGGCGCGGAACCGCTCGATGAACTCCGGGTCCGAGGAGAACTCCGGCTTGAGCACCTTGACCGCGACGCGCCGGCCCAGCCGGTTGTCGACGGCCTCCCACACCTGGCCCATTCCGCCGGTGGCGATGAGCCGCTGCAACCGATAGCGCCCGGCCAGTGCCGCGCCGACCTGCGGACTCATGAGCGCCCCTGCAGCGCGGCCTGGATCACGGCGCGGCCGATCGGGGCGGCCAAGGCACCGCCGGTGGCGGCCAAGCGGTCGCCACCGTCTTCAACCAGGACGGCAACGGCCACTTTCGGGGCGCTGGCCGGGGCAAAGGCGATGTACCACGCGTGCGGCGGGGTGTTCCGCGGATCGGCACCGTGTTCGGCGGTGCCGGTCTTCGACGCGATCTGTACGCCCGGGATGGCCCCCTCCTGCTGGGTCATTCTTTCGGCGTCGATCATTAGTTCAGTTAGCTTAGCCGCGACCTGCGAGGACACTGCACGGCGCTGCTCGCGCGGTTGGGTGGTGGCGATGCCCGCGAGGTCCGGACCCTCGAGGCCGTCGACCAGATACGGCTGCATGGTCAGCCCGCCGTTGGCGATGGTTGCCGCGATGACCGCGTTCTTCAGCGGGGTGATGGCGACATCCTTCTGTCCGATGCTGGTCATGCCGAGAGCGGCGGCGTCGCCGATTCGGCCGACGGTGGACTCCGCGACCTGCAGCGGCATCGGTTCGGGGGTGATATCCAGCCCGAACCCCTGGGCAGTGCTGCGCAGAGCGTCCACGCCGGTACGAATACCCAACTGGACGAAGGCGGTGTTGCAGGAACGTGCGAACGCCATCCGCAGCGGAACGGTCTGCTCGTTGCCGCCCTCGCAGGTGGTACCGCCGTAGTTCTCCAGCGCGACCGTGCTGTCGGGTAGCGCGATGCGCGCCGCGTTGGTCAGCGGCTCGTTCTCACTGACGCCGGCCTGCAGCGCCGCTGCGGTCGTGATCACCTTGAACGTCGAACCCGGCGGGTAGGTCTCGCTGATGGCGCGGTTGGTCAGCGGCGAGGCGGGGTCGTCGCGCAGCTGTTGCCAGGCCTGACCCTGCTTGGCCGAATCGTGCGAGGACAGCAGGTTGGGGTCATATGACGGCGCGGACACCATCGCCAGGACCTTGCCGGTGGACGGCTCCAGGGCCACCACCGCACCGCGACAGCCGCCGGTGCAACCCTTCTGCATCGCCTCCCAGCCGGCTTGCTGCACCCGGGGCCGGATGGTGGTCTCCACGGTGCCGCCGCGCGGGCTGCGGCCGGTGAAGAAGTCGGCTAACCGCAGCCCGAACAGGCGCGGGTCCGACCCGTTGAGCACGGTGTCCTCGGCGCGCTCGAGGCCGCTGCTGGAGTACCGCAGCGAGTAGAACCCGGTGACCGGCGCGTACACCGCCGGTTCGGGGTAGATGCGCTGGTATTTGATCCGGCCGTCGGTGGCGACCGAGTAGGCCAGCAGTTGGCCGGCGGCGGTGATCTGGCCGCGTTGCCGGGAGTATTCGTCGAGCAGCACCCGCTGGTTTCGCGGGTCGGCGCGCAGCCCATCGGCGGCGAAGACCTGGGTCAGGGTGGCGTTGCCCAACAGCAGCACGATCAGCGCCATCAGGGTCATCGTGACGCGGCGCAGGGAGGTATTCATACGCGCTCGATCACCGCCGTGCCGGTGTCGCCGATCGGAGTCGGACGCACGGGATGGGTGCTCAGCGGCCGGCGGGCGGCGTGCGAGACGCGCAGCACGATCGCCAGCAGCACATAGTTGGCCAGTAACGATGATCCGCCATAGGACAGCCACGGGGTGGTGAGCCCGGTCAGCGGAATCAGTTTCGTCACCCCGCCGACCACGATGAACAGCTGAATGCCCAAGGTGGCGGCCAAGCCGGCGGCCAACAGCTTGCCGAAGCTGTCACGCACCGCGATCGCTGTCCGCATCCCGCGCACGATCACGATGGTGTAGAGGATCAGCACGCCCGCGAGCCCGACCAGGCCCAGCTCCTCGCCGAATGCGGCGATGATGAAGTCGGTCGACGCCGCGGGCACATAACCGGGCTGTCCGTTGCCCAATCCGGTGCCGAAGATGCCGCCGGTGGCGAAGCTGAACAGCGACTGCACCATCTGATAGCCGACGCCTTCCGGGTCGGCGAAGGGGTCCAGCCAAGTCTGCACCCGCACCCGGACGTGGCTGAACAGGAAGTAGGCGGCCACGCTGCCGGCGGCGAACAGCAGCATGCCGATCACCATCCAGCTGAACCGGCGGGTGGCCAGGTACACCACCACCAAAAACGATGCGTACAGCAGCAGCGACGTACCGAGGTCCTTCTCGAACGCCATGACTCCGACCGAGATCACCCAGGCAGCCAGCAGCGGCGCCAAGTCGCGGGGCCGGGGCAGGTTCATGCCCAGCACGTGCTTGCCGGCGCTGGTGAACAGCCGGCGCTTGGACACCAGCACCGCGGCAAAGAAGATCAGCAATAAGATCTTGGAGAACTCGGCGGGCTGAATTGTGAAGCCCGGCAACCGAATCCAGATCTTGGCACCCTGGCGCTCGGACAGCGAGGCCGGCAGCAGGGCGGGAATCACCAGCAGCACCAGGCCGGCCAGGCCGCAGACGTAGCCGCTGCCGGAGAGTTGGCGATGGTCTTTGAGGGCCACCAGCACCAGGGCGAAGACGCCTACGCCGACCAGTGTCCACAGCATCTGCGCGCTGGCGCCGGGCCGCGCGTCGGCGCCGTCGATCCCGACGCCGAGATCGATGCGGTGGATCATCACCAGCCCAAGGCCGTTGAGCAGCGCCACCACTGGCAGCAGCAGCGGGTCGGCATAACGCGCCGACCGCCGGATCACCAGGTGCGCGAAGCCGAAAAGCACCAGAAACGCCACCCCGTACCCGACCAGGTCGGGGCGCAGGCCCTGCTCGTGACCGGCCTCGACGATCAGCATCGCCACCGCGATGATGATGGTGGCGAAGCACAGCAGCAGCAGTTCGGCGTTACGTCGATCCGGCAGCGCCGGGGTCAGCGTCACCGGCGGCTGCGGCGCCGTGCTCACTTCCTCATCGCTCCGCACTGCGTCGTCGCCGGCGGTGTTCAAGGCGCGCCGCTTCTCCGCATCGCTCCGCACGCTCCGCTCTGCGTCGTCGCCGGCGCGGGTCATGAGGCCGCCCGGCAGTCGGTCCCCGGTTCTGGAGGTGCCGGCGGCAGGTTGGTCAGGGTGGGCAGACGCGACTTTCCGGACGGGGGCGGTGGGCCGGGCCGCGGACCGGTCGGGACCAGACCAGGGGCCGGCGTGCGCGACGGCGTCGAGTTGCTGCCGGTGGTGGTGCCGTGCGGGCACGGCGGCAGCAGGGAATCGCGGGCCAGATTGCGCAGTTGGGTGATCGCGTCGTCGAGGGTGCCGGCGGGCAGCCCGTTGCTGACCTGTTGGCGGGCCGGCGGGCGGAGGTCCTGCAGCGTCATCAGTCGGCAGGCCAATTTGTCGCCGGACTGCTTGAAGCTGATCTGCACCAACTCGCCCTTGCTGTCCAGACAGCCGAGCAAGTAGGGCTCCTGCAGCGGCACGCCCAGGATGGATCCCTGCACACCGCGCATGATCGCCACCGTGCCGCCATAGGCGGTGACGTAGTAGTTGGTGCGCACCACCGCGCGCCCGACCAGCAGCCCGGCACCCAGCAGTGCCAGCAGCAGCGCTGCGACGATGAACTTGCGCCGCCGGGAGCGAGGTGGGCGGTCGGGCGTTTCGATACGCGGCAGCACGCGCTTGGCGACCGTTTTGCGCGGGGAGATCGCCGACGCCCGCCCGGCGGCGGTGTTGAGGGCGATCACATGGTCGTCGTCGCTGTCGGAGACCGCCCCGGCCAGGATCGGCTGGGTCTGGCCGTAGTCGACGTCGACGACGTCGGCCACCACCACCGTGACGTTGTCCGGCCCGCCGCCGCGCAGCGCCAACTCGATGAGCCGCAGCGCGCAGTCGTTGACGTCGGGGATCTCCAGCGCCTCGTGGATGGTCTCGGTGCTCACCGGGTCCGACAGACCGTCGGAGCACAGCAGATAGCGATCGCCGGCCTGCGCTTCGCGCATGATCAGCGTCGGCTCCACCTCATGGCCGGTCAGGGCGCGCATGATCAGCGAGCGCTGCGGATGGCTGTGTGCCTCCTCCAAGGTGATGCGGCCTTCGTCGACCAGGGTCTGTACGAAGGTGTCGTCCTTGGTGATCTGGGTGAGCTCGCCGTCGCGCAGCAGGTAGCCGCGGGAGTCGCCGATGTGGGCCAGCCCCAGCCGGGGGCCGGCGAACAGGATCGTGGTCAGCGTGGTGCCCATGCCTTCGAGCTCGGGGTGCTCTTCGACATAGGCCGCGATGGCCGCGTTGCCCTCTTGCACGGCGTTTTCCAGCTTCGCCAGCAGATCGCCGCCGGGCTCGTCATCGTCGAGGTGCGCCAGTGCGGCGATCACCAGTTGCGACGCGACTTCACCGGCCGCGTGCCCGCCCATGCCGTCGGCCAACGCCAACAGCCGGGCACCGGCGTAGACGGAGTCCTCGTTGTTGGAGCGCACCAGACCGCGGTCGCTACGGGCGGCGTACCGCAGAACCAGGCTCACCGGCGGAGCTCGATCGCGGTCTTGCCGATTCGTATCGGCGTGCCGACTGGAACCCGTACCGCAGTGGTCACCTTCACCCTGTCAAGGTAGGTCCCGTTGGTCGAACCCAGATCTTCGACATACCATTCCGTGCCCCGCTGAGACAGCCGCGCGTGCCGGGTGGAGGCGTAATCGTCGGTGAGTACCAGCGTGGAGTCGTCGGCGCGGCCCACCAGAACCGGCTGGTCGCTGAGCGCGATGCGCGCCCCGGTCAGCGGTCCTTCGGTCACCACCAGATGCCGTGCGGTGGTGCGTTGCTGGCGCGGCGGGAGCAGCACGCCACGGATCGACAGCCCACGGCGGACCATCACCGCGCCGGTGGGTGCGTAGATGTCGGTCCGCAATATCCGCAGCACGGACCAGATGAACAGCCACAACAACGTCAAAAAACCGGCTCGCGTCAGCTGCAGCACCAGTCCCTGCATCCGGCGTCCTCTCCGTTGTCGCGCAGCCCATGGCGTGCTCCTGACGGCGGAGCACTTCGGCAAAGTCACGATACTTGGGCGCGGGGGGCCGTAGGGCAAAGCGGCAGCGCTTTGCTGGATGGGATTGTCGCCTCGAGTGGACGCTGCCGCCGCGCCTAGTGGACCCGGACGATGATCTCGGAGTGACCCAGCCGGATGACGTCGCCGTCGGCCAGCTGCCACTCCTGGACGGGGGCGTTGTTCACCGTGGTGCCGTTGGTCGAGTTCAGATCCGACAGCAGGGCCACCCGGCCGTCCCAGCGGATCTCAAGGTGACGGCGCGACACCCCGGTGTCGGGCAACCGGAACTGGGCGTCCTGGCCGCGGCCGACCACGTTGGCGCCTTCGTGCAGCTGGTAGGTCCGGCCGCTGCCGTCGTCGAGCTGCAGGGTGACCGAGGCGGGTGCGGAGTAGGCGCGCTGGCCGTAGCCGCCTCCTGGAGCCTCCCCGTAACCGCCCTGAGCCTGCTGACCGTAGTCGTAGCCGCCCTGGGTGCCTTGACCCTCGCCGTAGCCGCCGGGTGCGGGCTGGCCGTAGTCGTAACCGGCGGGAGCCGGAGCTGCCTCGCCGTAGCCGTACCCGGGCTGGCCGTAGTCCTGGCGGCCGTAGGACTGGCCTCCCTGGTCATACCCACCCTGGTCGGGGTAGGCGGGGCGCTGCTCGTACTGGCCCTCGGGGTAGGAGTAGTCGTCCTGGCGGGCCGGAGGGGCTTCGCCGTAGCCGTAGCCGGGCTGGCCGCCGGCCGGGTAGGCCGGTGCCGGAGGTTGGTGCTGGGGGTAGCCCTGCTCGTAGCCGGCGGGAGCGCCGTAGCCGCTGGGCGGACGCTGCTCGTAGGGCTGGGCCGGCGGGGCGGGAGGGGCGGGAGGGGCGTAGCCGCCGCCTTGGCCGGGGTAGCCACCCTGCTCCGGGTAGCCGCCTTGCTCGGGGTAGCCGCCCTGCTCGGGCCGACGCGGCGGAGCGTAGCCGCCGCCCTGGCCCTGATCGGGGTAGCCGCCGCGCTGCTCCTGCTGGTAGTGGTCGGGTTCGGGAGCGTAGGGGCCACGGGGGTCCTGACCGCCGCGAGCATCGTCGCCGGGCCGCCCGTAGCGGGGGTCGTAGTACTCGTCGCCGGGACGATCCTGCCCGTGGGCGCCGCGGTAGCTCGGGTTATCGGTCATCGGTGGCACTCCTGATTCTGCGGTAAACGCATGAACTGATTGTGGCGGGCGGGATTCGTTGAGCGTCTCGTGGGGGCTGGCGTCAGGGTTGACGCCGCCGCGTGCGCGGACCTGGCCGGTTCGCAGGCTCGGCGAATGCTGGAACCGGACAACCACATCACCATACGTTTGCCACCCCTGTTCGCCGATGTAGCCGGCCAGATGGCGGGCGAATGCCGTCGACGTCAGATCCCGGTCGGCGCCCACCTTCTCGTAGTCGTCCCTACCGAGGGT includes these proteins:
- the pknB gene encoding Stk1 family PASTA domain-containing Ser/Thr kinase; this translates as MTTPQRLSDRYELGEILGFGGMSEVHRAVDTRLHREVAVKVLRADLARDPSFYLRFRREAQNAAALNHPAIVAVYDTGEAETPAGPLPYIVMELVEGVTLRDIVHSDGPMPPIRAIEVIADACQALNFSHQHGIIHRDVKPANIMIDMHNAVKVMDFGIARAVADAGNSVTQTAAVIGTAQYLSPEQARGDTVDARSDVYSLGCVLYEILTGDPPFVGDSPVAVAYQHVREDPVPPSQRLPSLPADLDAVVLKALAKNPDNRYQTAAEMRADLVRVHNGETPEAPRVLTAADRASIMTPRAGDGIGAQTDPLPRQELDFGHERPGSVGRWLIAAIVLAVLTVIVTVSINTFGGRTHQIQVPDVSGRASVDAIAELQNKGFKTRTEQRADSTVPPDHVIGTDPPAGAPANKGDKITVDVSYGPEQRQLPDVATLSYADAVKKLTAAGFGKFKQVNSPSTPELKDKVVGTNPPANQTTAVTNEIIIVIGSGPATKPVPDVTGQTLDLAQKNLTVYGFTKITEVTVDSPRPAGEVIATSPPSGETVPVDAVIELRVSRGNQFVMPDLAGMFWTDAEPQLRALGWTGMLVKGADVDAGGSGHNRVLYQSPAAGQGVNTDGNITLRFGQ
- a CDS encoding protein kinase domain-containing protein, with amino-acid sequence MSPQVGAALAGRYRLQRLIATGGMGQVWEAVDNRLGRRVAVKVLKPEFSSDPEFIERFRAEARNTAMLNHPGIASVHDYGETELDGEGRTAFLVMELVNGEPLNSVLKRTGRLSLRHALDMLEQTGRALQVAHSTGLVHRDVKPGNIMITPTGQVKITDFGIAKAVDAAPVTQTGMVMGTAQYIAPEQALGQDATAASDVYSLGVVGYEVLSGRRPFTGDGALTVAMKHIKEPPPPLPAELPPNVRELIEITLAKNPGMRYRSGGPFADAVAAVRSGRRPTRPSQALPAGRAAPSAIPSGVVTRAAPPVSARATAARRARPSTGTHRTPPPRRTFTAGQRALLWAAGVLGTLAIIIAVLIVVNAKSPGGSLAPATVTDTGAPLTSSSSSESSSASPPAHSSGWTWHGTSR
- the pbpA gene encoding D,D-transpeptidase PbpA, translated to MNTSLRRVTMTLMALIVLLLGNATLTQVFAADGLRADPRNQRVLLDEYSRQRGQITAAGQLLAYSVATDGRIKYQRIYPEPAVYAPVTGFYSLRYSSSGLERAEDTVLNGSDPRLFGLRLADFFTGRSPRGGTVETTIRPRVQQAGWEAMQKGCTGGCRGAVVALEPSTGKVLAMVSAPSYDPNLLSSHDSAKQGQAWQQLRDDPASPLTNRAISETYPPGSTFKVITTAAALQAGVSENEPLTNAARIALPDSTVALENYGGTTCEGGNEQTVPLRMAFARSCNTAFVQLGIRTGVDALRSTAQGFGLDITPEPMPLQVAESTVGRIGDAAALGMTSIGQKDVAITPLKNAVIAATIANGGLTMQPYLVDGLEGPDLAGIATTQPREQRRAVSSQVAAKLTELMIDAERMTQQEGAIPGVQIASKTGTAEHGADPRNTPPHAWYIAFAPASAPKVAVAVLVEDGGDRLAATGGALAAPIGRAVIQAALQGRS
- a CDS encoding FtsW/RodA/SpoVE family cell cycle protein; protein product: MSTAPQPPVTLTPALPDRRNAELLLLCFATIIIAVAMLIVEAGHEQGLRPDLVGYGVAFLVLFGFAHLVIRRSARYADPLLLPVVALLNGLGLVMIHRIDLGVGIDGADARPGASAQMLWTLVGVGVFALVLVALKDHRQLSGSGYVCGLAGLVLLVIPALLPASLSERQGAKIWIRLPGFTIQPAEFSKILLLIFFAAVLVSKRRLFTSAGKHVLGMNLPRPRDLAPLLAAWVISVGVMAFEKDLGTSLLLYASFLVVVYLATRRFSWMVIGMLLFAAGSVAAYFLFSHVRVRVQTWLDPFADPEGVGYQMVQSLFSFATGGIFGTGLGNGQPGYVPAASTDFIIAAFGEELGLVGLAGVLILYTIVIVRGMRTAIAVRDSFGKLLAAGLAATLGIQLFIVVGGVTKLIPLTGLTTPWLSYGGSSLLANYVLLAIVLRVSHAARRPLSTHPVRPTPIGDTGTAVIERV
- a CDS encoding PP2C family protein-serine/threonine phosphatase, with amino-acid sequence MSLVLRYAARSDRGLVRSNNEDSVYAGARLLALADGMGGHAAGEVASQLVIAALAHLDDDEPGGDLLAKLENAVQEGNAAIAAYVEEHPELEGMGTTLTTILFAGPRLGLAHIGDSRGYLLRDGELTQITKDDTFVQTLVDEGRITLEEAHSHPQRSLIMRALTGHEVEPTLIMREAQAGDRYLLCSDGLSDPVSTETIHEALEIPDVNDCALRLIELALRGGGPDNVTVVVADVVDVDYGQTQPILAGAVSDSDDDHVIALNTAAGRASAISPRKTVAKRVLPRIETPDRPPRSRRRKFIVAALLLALLGAGLLVGRAVVRTNYYVTAYGGTVAIMRGVQGSILGVPLQEPYLLGCLDSKGELVQISFKQSGDKLACRLMTLQDLRPPARQQVSNGLPAGTLDDAITQLRNLARDSLLPPCPHGTTTGSNSTPSRTPAPGLVPTGPRPGPPPPSGKSRLPTLTNLPPAPPEPGTDCRAAS
- a CDS encoding FHA domain-containing protein FhaB/FipA; its protein translation is MQGLVLQLTRAGFLTLLWLFIWSVLRILRTDIYAPTGAVMVRRGLSIRGVLLPPRQQRTTARHLVVTEGPLTGARIALSDQPVLVGRADDSTLVLTDDYASTRHARLSQRGTEWYVEDLGSTNGTYLDRVKVTTAVRVPVGTPIRIGKTAIELRR
- a CDS encoding FhaA domain-containing protein yields the protein MDSQRGLVHRIERKLESAVEDAMARVFGGEVLPEEVEAALRREAAAGVRSLAGNQLLAPNEYVITLGRDDYEKVGADRDLTSTAFARHLAGYIGEQGWQTYGDVVVRFQHSPSLRTGQVRARGGVNPDASPHETLNESRPPQSVHAFTAESGVPPMTDNPSYRGAHGQDRPGDEYYDPRYGRPGDDARGGQDPRGPYAPEPDHYQQEQRGGYPDQGQGGGYAPPRRPEQGGYPEQGGYPEQGGYPGQGGGYAPPAPPAPPAQPYEQRPPSGYGAPAGYEQGYPQHQPPAPAYPAGGQPGYGYGEAPPARQDDYSYPEGQYEQRPAYPDQGGYDQGGQSYGRQDYGQPGYGYGEAAPAPAGYDYGQPAPGGYGEGQGTQGGYDYGQQAQGGYGEAPGGGYGQRAYSAPASVTLQLDDGSGRTYQLHEGANVVGRGQDAQFRLPDTGVSRRHLEIRWDGRVALLSDLNSTNGTTVNNAPVQEWQLADGDVIRLGHSEIIVRVH